In a genomic window of Streptomyces noursei ATCC 11455:
- a CDS encoding DUF4956 domain-containing protein translates to MESLRHLAAHLGLDLAAVGVLAFAIYYPRHRRRDLVPAYLALNAGLFTVVTALAEVRGAGGAALGFGLFGVLSIVRLRSDAVQHEEVAYYFTTLVLGLLCGLPRLPFVLTAGLCATLLLIVWAADSPRLLAGTRRALVTLDTVHEDPAALRADLARRLGEPLHWTVMEVDFVRDLTIVDVRYREPAAAPAGRGPAPAAGPSPRATPAWEAV, encoded by the coding sequence ATGGAATCGTTGCGGCACCTGGCCGCCCACCTCGGGCTCGACCTCGCCGCCGTCGGCGTACTGGCCTTCGCCATCTACTATCCGCGGCACCGCCGGCGCGACCTCGTGCCGGCCTATCTCGCCCTGAACGCCGGCCTCTTCACCGTCGTCACCGCCCTCGCAGAGGTGCGCGGCGCCGGAGGAGCAGCCCTGGGCTTCGGCCTCTTCGGCGTGCTCTCGATCGTCAGACTCCGCTCCGACGCCGTACAGCACGAAGAAGTCGCCTACTACTTCACCACCCTGGTCCTCGGCCTGCTCTGCGGACTGCCGAGGCTGCCGTTCGTGCTCACCGCCGGGCTGTGCGCCACCCTGCTTCTCATCGTCTGGGCGGCCGACAGCCCCCGCCTCCTCGCGGGCACTCGGCGCGCCCTGGTCACCCTCGACACCGTCCACGAGGACCCGGCCGCACTCCGAGCCGACCTCGCCCGGCGCCTGGGCGAACCCCTCCACTGGACGGTCATGGAAGTCGACTTCGTCCGGGACCTCACCATCGTCGACGTCCGCTACCGCGAGCCCGCGGCGGCCCCGGCCGGCCGGGGCCCCGCTCCCGCCGCCGGGCCCTCCCCCCGGGCCACGCCCGCCTGGGAGGCCGTATGA
- a CDS encoding polyphosphate polymerase domain-containing protein: MTTTPVRPTAAVRAIGDAAHGAGPISLDELNERAALLARFDHSYLVPADTFRCIVGRLTDPHRPGGSYRALAIDGRRAFRYHSVYYDTLELRSFHDHRQGRRLRFKIRERVYADTGERQFEIKLKGPRGDTVKRRRPLTGAGTPLDPDCQGFLADALRTAYGIGAPAVLEPSLTTDYLRATFVADGERITCDAALVCDDLRTGRTVRCADDLVLVETKTTGHLTEADRLLHAHGIRPAVFTKYCGAFAALRPALPANRWRRAARRAFGEAAPEPVC, translated from the coding sequence ATGACCACCACGCCGGTCCGCCCCACCGCCGCGGTCCGCGCCATCGGCGACGCCGCCCACGGCGCCGGCCCCATCTCGCTCGACGAACTCAACGAACGGGCCGCCCTCCTCGCCCGCTTCGACCACAGCTACCTCGTGCCCGCCGACACCTTCCGGTGCATCGTCGGCCGGCTCACCGACCCACACCGGCCCGGGGGCTCCTACCGGGCCCTCGCCATCGACGGCCGGCGTGCCTTCCGCTACCACTCCGTCTACTACGACACCCTCGAACTCCGCTCCTTCCACGACCACCGGCAGGGCCGCCGGCTCCGCTTCAAGATCCGGGAACGGGTCTACGCGGACACCGGGGAGCGGCAGTTCGAGATCAAGCTCAAGGGGCCGCGCGGCGACACCGTCAAGCGCCGCCGGCCGCTCACCGGAGCCGGCACCCCGCTCGACCCCGACTGCCAGGGGTTCCTTGCCGACGCCCTGCGGACCGCGTACGGCATCGGCGCCCCGGCCGTCCTCGAACCGTCTCTGACCACCGACTATCTTCGCGCCACCTTCGTGGCCGACGGCGAGCGCATCACCTGCGACGCGGCACTGGTCTGCGACGACCTGCGCACCGGACGCACCGTGCGGTGCGCGGACGACCTCGTGCTCGTCGAGACCAAGACCACCGGGCATCTCACCGAGGCGGACCGCCTGTTGCACGCCCACGGGATACGCCCCGCCGTCTTCACCAAGTACTGCGGCGCCTTCGCCGCACTGCGCCCCGCACTCCCCGCCAACCGCTGGCGCCGCGCCGCCCGCCGCGCCTTCGGTGAGGCGGCTCCAGAGCCGGTGTGCTGA